The Lycium barbarum isolate Lr01 chromosome 10, ASM1917538v2, whole genome shotgun sequence genome includes a region encoding these proteins:
- the LOC132615554 gene encoding proline-rich receptor-like protein kinase PERK8, whose product MDSPPPHEETTPPTNVSPPPSSPPPTPSSPPADSSPPPPSSSPPPSSPPPTPSSPPPSSPPPTPSSPPPSSPPLTPSSPPPGSPPPVPSPPPTPASSPPPSPSSSPPPAWSPPPPTQNQEPPPSPQSPANSSPPQSPEPRKGSSPSPPSPPSSNNSPGDGSDGGEPPSPASKSSENNQPPSPNSGSGPPKDDSPPSPAGSPPSNSPSSSSDSPSDSSTPTSVIQWSPPPPSSNGAQPSLTPPSSPVPPKADASSNHSSGNHSSESPKSAGGNGNGTAGTISIGIVLVLLLVGIIGAAGWIIRKRKKKNSGHTSGNVKPISACSSPKSESALLKVGESTPERNGTGSNFLNSPGDPGGFNSSKTWFTYQELVEATNDFSANNELGKGGFGSVYKGYLADGRYVAVKQLNIGGSQGEREFRAEVEIISRIHHRHLVSLVGYCISENKRLLVYDYVSNNTLYFHLHAQGRPVMHWETRVRIAVGAARGIAYLHEDCYPRIIHRDIKSSNILLDDNFEARVSDFGLAKLAQDAESHITTRVVGTFGYMAPEYASTGKLTEKSDVYSYGVVLLELITGRKPVDTSQPSGQENLVEWARPLLSRALEKEEFDLLADPRLEKNYVGSEMFRMIEAAASCVRHSSAKRPAMGQIMRAFDGMAMHDLSNGMKVGESEIHSAALQSADISWFRKMAFGNQDFSSDFFSQSNQNSRASGEHR is encoded by the exons ATGGATTCTCCACCACCCCATGAAGAAACTACTCCTCCAACGAATGTCTCACCACCACCCTCTAGTCCTCCACCTACACCTTCTAGCCCACCTGCTGATAGCTCACCACCACCCCCATCTTCTAGTCCACCTCCTAGTTCACCCCCTCCAACACCCTCTAGTCCGCCTCCTAGTTCACCCCCACCAACGCCCTCTAGTCCGCCACCTAGCTCACCACCACTGACACCTTCTAGTCCCCCACCGGGCTCACCTCCACCTGTACCATCTCCTCCTCCAACTCCTGCCAGTTCACCACCtccatcaccatcatcatcacctcCTCCTGCATGGTCACCTCCGCCACCAACACAGAATCAAGAACCTCCTCCATCGCCACAATCACCTGCTAATTCATCTCCACCACAATCTCCCGAACCTCGAAAAGGTTCATCACCTTCACCGCCTTCACCTCCTTCATCCAACAACTCACCTGGGGATGGAAGTGATGGAGGTGAACCTCCATCCCCAGCATCTAAGTCCTCAGAAAATAATCAGCCTCCTTCCCCAAACTCAGGCTCAGGCCCTCCTAAAGATGATTCGCCACCTTCACCAGCTGGATCACCTCCCAGTAACTCACCATCCTCATCTTCTGATTCCCCTTCGGACTCATCAACGCCAACATCTGTAATACAATGGTCACCACCACCTCCATCCTCTAATGGTGCACAGCCTTCTCTTACTCCTCCTTCATCACCAGTTCCTCCTAAAGCTGATGCTAGTAGTAACCATAGTTCCGGAAACCATTCATCAGAAAGTCCAAAGTCTGCTGGTGGCAACGGCAATGGTACTGCAGGGACAATTTCCATTGGCATTGTACTTGTTCTTCTATTGGTTGGTATCATCGGAGCAGCTGGATGGATTATACGAAAGCGAAAGAAGAAGAATTCGGGCCATACTAGTGGTAATGTCAAGCCAATCTCTGCGTGCTCCTCTCCAAAATCAG AGTCTGCTTTATTGAAGGTCGGGGAATCAACACCTGAGAGGAACGGAACTGGCTCCAATTTCCTCAATTCTCCAGGGGACCCTGGCGGATTCAACAGTTCAAAGACATGGTTTACTTATCAAGAACTAGTTGAGGCCACTAATGATTTTTCAGCTAACAATGAATTAGGGAAGGGTGGATTTGGTTCTGTATACAAAGGCTATCTAGCAgatggaagatatgttgcggtaAAGCAGCTAAATATTGGTGGGAGCCAGGGGGAACGGGAATTCAGAGCTGAAGTTGAAATCATTAGCCGGATACACCATCGTCATTTGGTTTCACTTGTAGGTTATTGCATTTCAGAGAACAAAAGGCTCCTTGTTTATGACTATGTCTCCAATAATACCCTTTACTTCCATCTTCATG CACAAGGGAGACCTGTCATGCATTGGGAAACACGTGTTAGGATTGCTGTTGGCGCAGCTCGTGGAATAGCTTATCTGCATGAAGATT GCTATCCTCGTATTATTCATAGAGACATTAAGTCGTCGAACATTCTTTTGGATGATAACTTTGAGGCCCGT GTTTCTGATTTTGGACTAGCTAAATTAGCTCAGGATGCAGAAAGTCATATCACAACACGTGTCGTTGGAACATTTGG ATACATGGCTCCTGAATATGCATCGACTGGCAAGCTGACTGAAAAATCTGATGTATATTCCTATGGCGTGGTGCTTCTGGAGCTAATTACTGGAAGGAAGCCGGTGGATACATCTCAGCCTTCAGGGCAAGAGAATCTAGTTGAGTGG GCTCGACCTTTGCTTAGTCGTGCACTTGAAAAGGAGGAATTTGATCTGTTGGCAGATCCGCGCCTTGAGAAGAACTACGTTGGCAGTGAGATGTTCCGAATGATTGAGGCTGCTGCATCTTGTGTGCGCCACTCATCTGCAAAGAGACCGGCGATGGGACAG ATCATGAGAGCTTTTGATGGTATGGCTATGCATGATTTGTCAAACGGGATGAAAGTTGGTGAAAGTGAAATACACAGCGCTGCACTACAATCTGCAGATATAAGTTGGTTTAGGAAGATGGCATTCGGTAATCAAGATTTTAGTTCAGACTTTTTCAGTCAAAGTAATCAGAATAGTAGAGCGTCGGGTGAACATCGTTAG
- the LOC132615449 gene encoding probable calcium-binding protein CML16, whose translation MMTTLKSDQLKQLKDIFMRFDLDNDGSLTQLELAALLRSLGLKPGGDQLHVLLAKIDHNGNGSIEFDELVNAIMPDMNEDILMNQDQLMELFRSFDRDGNGYITAAELAGQMAKMGHPLTYRELSNLMQEADTNGDGVISFNEFANILGKSATDFLGINTVSEPVA comes from the coding sequence ATGATGACAACCTTAAAATCCGACCAACTCAAACAACTAAAAGACATATTCATGCGTTTCGACCTCGACAACGACGGCTCCTTAACTCAGCTAGAACTCGCCGCTCTCCTCCGTTCCCTTGGCCTCAAACCTGGTGGCGATCAACTCCACGTATTACTCGCAAAAATCGATCATAATGGCAATGGCTCTATCGAATTCGATGAGCTCGTAAATGCCATTATGCCTGATATGAATGAAGATATATTGATGAATCAAGATCAACTTATGGAGCTTTTTAGGTCGTTTGATAGGGATGGTAATGGTTATATAACTGCTGCGGAACTAGCGGGACAAATGGCGAAAATGGGACATCCTTTGACGTATAGAGAATTGTCGAATCTCATGCAAGAAGCTGATACGAATGGTGATGGTGTTATAAGTTTTAATGAGTTTGCTAATATTCTTGGAAAATCTGCTACGGATTTTCTTGGAATAAATACTGTCTCCGAACCCGTGGCTTAA
- the LOC132615542 gene encoding putative phospholipid-transporting ATPase 9 yields the protein MKTNSRRRKLHLSKIYTFKCGRASFLSNDDHSQIGGPGYSRVVYCNEPSSFEAVIRDYVDNYVSTTKYSAATFLPKSLFEQFRRVANFYFLVVAILSFTPLTPYSAATAVIPLVIVIGVTMLKEGIEDWHRKQQDIEMNNRKVKVHKENGVFDHTEWKNLRVGDVVKVEKDEFFPADLLLLSSSYEDGVCYVETMNLDGETNLKVKQALEVTSSLHEDSHFKDFKAFVKCEDPNANLYSFVGTMEYEEKQNPLSPQQLLLRDSKLRNMDFIYGAVIFTGHDTKVMQNATDPPSKRSKVERRMDKIIYFLFGLLVTMSVVGSVCFGFLTKEDLDDGHKRWYLRPDESDIYFDPNRAFAASVYHFLTAVMLYGYLIPISLYVSIEIVKVLQSMFINQDIHMYYEETDKPAHARTSNLNEELGQVDTILSDKTGTLTCNSMEFVKCSVAGTAYGRGITDVEKALAKKNGSPLMVNDQDSAVSPKKSSIKGFNFKDERIMNGSWVHEPHLDVIQKFFRLLAVCHTVIPEVDEGTGKISYEAESPDEAAFVVAAKEIGFELFKRTQTSVSVHELDLVSGKKVERLYSILNVLEFNSARKRMSVIVKDEEGKILLLCKGADSVMFERLAKSGREFEEITREHVNEYADAGLRTLILAYREITKDEYQIFNEQFSEAKNSISADRDAMIDEATEKIENGLILLGATAVEDKLQQGVPECIDKLAQAGIKIWVLTGDKMETAINIGYACSLLRQGMKQITINLETPDIIATEKGGDKDSIARASKESVVQQIIEGKDLLTASSTEAFALIIDGKSLTYALEDDTKRLLLDLAIGCASVICCRSSPKQKALVTRLVKFGTGKTTLAIGDGANDVGMLQEADIGIGISGVEGMQAVMSSDVAIAQFRFLERLLLVHGHWCYRRISSMICYFFYKNVAFGFTLFLYETYASFSAQLAYNDWFLSLYNVFFTSLPVIALGVFDQDVSARYCLKFPILYQEGIQNVLFSWRRIIGWMLNGVCSAVIIFFICITALDPQAFNKDGKIGDHSIVGATMYTCVVWVMNCQMALAVSYFTLIQHVFIWGGIALWYVFLLIYGSMPTTLSTNAYQVFVEALVPSPLYWLVTILVAVSALVPYSVYDAIQFRFFPMYHGMIQWIRYEGSSNDPEFCNDVRQRSIRLTTVGFTARSIARTNSSLKRHEWYSRITFD from the exons atgaagacaaATAGTAGAAGAAGGAAATTACATCTTAGCAAGATTTACACATTTAAATGTGGGAGAGCATCATTTTTAAGTAATGATGATCATTCACAGATTGGTGGACCAGGTTATTCAAGAGTTGTTTATTGTAATGAACCAAGTAGTTTTGAGGCTGTAATTAGAGATTATGTTGATAATTATGTGAGTACTACAAAGTATAGTGCTGCAACTTTCTTACCAAAGTCATTATTTGAGCAGTTTAGGAGAGTGGCTAATTTTTACTTtcttgttgttgctatattgtcaTTTACACCATTGACTCCTTATTCTGCTGCCACTGCTGTTATTCCTCTGGTTATTGTCATTGGTGTGACTATGTTGAAAGAAGGTATTGAAGACTGGCATAGAAAGCAACAG GATATTGAGATGAATAATAGGAAGGTCAAAGTACATAAAGAGAATGGAGTTTTTGACCACACAGAATGGAAAAACTTGAGAGTCGGTGACGTTGTTAAGGTGGAGAAGGATGAGTTCTTCCCGGCAGACCTATTGTTACTTTCCTCAAGTTATGAAGATGGCGTCTGCTATGTTGAAACCATGAATCTCGACGGGGAGACTAATTTGAAGGTTAAACAGGCGTTGGAGGTGACTTCATCTTTGCATGAAGATTCCCACTTCAAAGACTTTAAGGCTTTTGTTAAATGTGAAGATCCTAATGCTAATTTATATTCTTTTGTTGGAACTATGGAATATGAAGAAAAGCAGAATCCTCTTTCTCCTCAGCAATTACTTCTCAGAGACTCTAAATTGCGAAACATGGATTTCATATATGGCGCTGTTATCTTCACTGGCCACGACACAAAGGTCATGCAGAACGCCACTGATCCCCCTTCGAAAAGAAGCAAAGTTGAGAGGAGAATGGATAAAATCATTTACTTCTTATTTGGACTTTTGGTCACTATGTCCGTTGTTGGATCGGTCTGCTTTGGATTTCTGACTAAAGAAGACCTCGATGATGGACATAAAAGGTGGTATCTACGACCTGATGAATCCGACATATATTTTGATCCCAATAGAGCTTTTGCTGCTTCCGTTTACCATTTTCTGACAGCCGTGATGTTGTATGGCTACTTGATTCCGATATCCTTATATGTGTCGATAGAAATTGTTAAAGTTCTTCAGAGTATGTTCATTAATCAGGACATTCATATGTATTATGAAGAAACTGATAAACCAGCACATGCCCGGACCTCaaatttaaatgaagaacttggCCAGGTTGACACAATACTTTCAGACAAAACCGGTACCTTGACTTGTAACTCAATGGAGTTTGTCAAGTGCTCTGTGGCTGGAACGGCTTATGGACGTGGTATTACAGATGTCGAGAAGGCATTGGCTAAAAAAAATGGTTCTCCATTGATGGTAAATGATCAGGACTCTGCTGTTAGTCCCAAGAAGTCCTCAATTAAAGGCTTTAATTTTAAGGATGAGCGAATCATGAATGGGAGTTGGGTGCATGAGCCACATTTAGATGTCATACAGAAGTTTTTCCGTTTATTAGCAGTCTGCCATACGGTCATACCAGAAGTGGATGAAGGTACAGGTAAGATTTCATATGAAGCTGAATCTCCAGATGAGGCGGCTTTTGTAGTTGCAGCTAAAGAAATTGGCTTTGAACTATTTAAAAGGACACAAACAAGTGTTTCAGTGCATGAGTTGGATCTGGTATCTGGCAAGAAAGTTGAGAG GTTATATAGCATTTTGAATGTTTTGGAATTTAATAGTGCAAGAAAAAGGATGTCTGTAATAGTAAAGGATGAGGAGGGAAAGATATTGCTACTATGCAAAGGTGCTGATAG TGTCATGTTTGAAAGGCTCGCGAAAAGTGGAAGGGAATTTGAAGAGATAACAAGGGAACATGTAAACGAGTATGCTGATGCAGGCTTGAGGACCTTGATATTGGCTTATCGAGAAATCACTAAGGACGAATACCAAATATTCAATGAGCAATTTTCAGAGGCCAAGAATTCAATTAGTGCAGACCGTGATGCGATGATTGATGAAGCAACCGAAAAGATTGAAAACGGGTTGATTCTACTAGGCGCCACGGCTGTTGAGGACAAACTCCAACAAGGG GTTCCGGAATGCATTGACAAACTTGCACAAGCAGGTATCAAGATATGGGTTTTGACTGGGGATAAAATGGAGACAGCCATTAATATCGG TTATGCCTGTAGTTTGCTTAGACAAGGAATGAAGCAAATTACCATAAACTTGGAAACACCTGATATTATAGCAACAGAGAAAGGAGGAGACAAAGATTCTATTGCCAGG GCGTCAAAGGAAAGTGTTGTGCAACAAATTATAGAAGGGAAGGATTTACTTACGGCTTCAAGCACAGAGGCATTTGCTTTAATCATCGATGGGAAATCTCTTACATATGCTCTAGAAGATGACACAAAAAGATTGCTCTTAGACCTTGCAATTGGATGTGCCTCTGTTATATGCTGTCGTTCATCGCCTAAACAGAAGGCGTTG GTAACAAGACTTGTTAAATTTGGGACCGGAAAGACAACTTTGGCCATTGGAGATGGAGCTAATGATGTAGGAATGCTTCAAGAAGCTGATATTGGAATTGGAATCAGCGGAGTTGAAGGAATGCAG GCTGTTATGTCAAGTGATGTTGCAATTGCTCAGTTCCGGTTTTTGGAACGCTTGCTTTTAGTGCATGGGCACTGGTGTTACAGAAGGATCTCTTCAATG ATATGCTACTTCTTCTACAAAAACGTTGCATTTGGTTTTACTCTCTTCTTATATGAGACATATGCATCATTCTCCGCACAGCTTGCGTATAATGATTGGTTTCTGTCGCTTTACAATGTCTTCTTCACATCACTACCTGTGATTGCTTTGGGAGTTTTTGATCAAGATGTATCCGCCCGGTATTGTCTTAAG TTTCCTATACTGTATCAAGAAGGTATACAAAACGTCCTTTTCAGCTGGCGTCGTATAATTGGCTGGATGTTAAATGGGGTTTGCAGCGCAGTTATTATCTTCTTCATCTGCATAACAGCATTAGATCCTCAGGCCTTCAATAAAGATGGTAAAATTGGTGACCATTCAATTGTCGGAGCGACGATGTACACATGCGTGGTTTGGGTTATGAACTGCCAAATGGCTCTTGCTGTTAGTTACTTCACCTTAATCCAGCACGTTTTCATCTGGGGCGGAATAGCTCTGTGGTATGTTTTCCTACTAATATATGGATCCATGCCTACGACACTTTCCACCAACGCCTACCAAGTCTTTGTGGAAGCTCTCGTTCCCTCTCCGTTATACTGGTTAGTCACGATATTAGTGGCTGTTTCGGCTCTAGTTCCCTACTCTGTATACGATGCAATTCAGTTCCGGTTCTTTCCAATGTACCATGGGATGATTCAATGGATACGGTATGAGGGGAGTTCGAATGACCCCGAGTTCTGCAACGATGTGAGGCAGCGGTCGATAAGACTCACAACTGTGGGTTTTACTGCTCGTTCGATAGCAAGAACTAATTCTAGTCTAAAAAGACATGAATGGTATTCAAGGATAACGTTTGACTAG